A genomic stretch from Halobellus sp. LT62 includes:
- a CDS encoding molybdopterin-dependent oxidoreductase, whose protein sequence is MRAEAEALAWRALDAVRPPPRLVDWSILSIVALQIVTGFVSFTLGSPSGWPVFWLHRILGLTLVALLGFKLARVRYRLTRREEWQASTLVSILTLTAAVGALATGIAWVFGLDVRIAYWTLLSVHVGFGIALLPLVVWHLTSRFRLPQRHDFHRRRTTIKYAALLLSGALAYRSQELAKRALDTPGADRRFTGSQPRAGAGNASFPVTSWVADDPDPVDRSEWALTVAGEVETPRDYGYDELSLDSSDEALLDCTSGWYTVQRWRGVRIGDLLDAAGVDDEARFVRFVSVTGYRWSLPIEEARDALLATHVGDERLSHGHGAPIRLVAPGRRGFQWVKWIQRVEVRRRDDPAQWLVTLISGFE, encoded by the coding sequence ATGAGAGCCGAGGCGGAAGCCCTCGCGTGGCGCGCGCTCGACGCCGTCAGACCGCCCCCGCGACTCGTCGACTGGTCGATCCTCTCGATCGTCGCGCTCCAGATCGTCACCGGCTTCGTCTCGTTTACCCTCGGGTCGCCGTCGGGGTGGCCCGTGTTCTGGCTCCACCGGATCCTCGGTCTGACGCTCGTGGCGCTTTTGGGGTTCAAGCTCGCCCGAGTTCGATACCGACTCACCCGACGCGAGGAGTGGCAGGCGTCGACGCTCGTCTCGATTCTCACGCTGACGGCCGCGGTCGGCGCGCTCGCGACGGGGATCGCGTGGGTGTTCGGACTGGACGTGCGAATCGCTTACTGGACGCTCCTGAGCGTGCACGTCGGGTTCGGAATCGCGCTCCTTCCGCTGGTCGTGTGGCATCTCACGAGCCGGTTTCGCCTCCCGCAGCGACACGATTTCCACCGGCGGCGGACGACGATCAAATACGCGGCGCTGCTGCTCAGTGGCGCGCTGGCCTACCGGAGCCAAGAGCTCGCCAAACGCGCCCTCGACACACCCGGAGCCGACCGCCGGTTCACCGGGTCACAGCCGCGAGCGGGCGCGGGCAACGCGAGCTTTCCGGTCACCTCGTGGGTCGCCGACGACCCCGATCCCGTCGACCGATCCGAATGGGCGCTGACCGTCGCGGGCGAGGTGGAGACGCCGCGCGACTACGGATACGACGAGCTCAGTCTCGACAGCAGCGACGAGGCCCTCTTAGACTGCACGAGCGGCTGGTACACGGTGCAGCGGTGGCGCGGGGTTCGGATCGGCGATCTGTTGGATGCGGCCGGTGTCGACGACGAGGCGCGGTTCGTCCGGTTCGTGTCGGTGACGGGCTACCGATGGTCGCTCCCGATCGAAGAGGCCCGGGACGCCCTCCTCGCGACTCACGTCGGCGACGAACGGCTCAGTCACGGTCACGGTGCGCCGATACGCCTCGTCGCGCCCGGTCGCCGCGGCTTCCAGTGGGTCAAGTGGATCCAGCGGGTCGAGGTCCGCCGGCGCGACGATCCGGCGCAGTGGCTCGTGACGCTGATCAGCGGCTTCGAGTGA
- a CDS encoding protein sorting system archaetidylserine decarboxylase, with protein MRFAPGVRRFAIPTFAAAAVLSVLAPPLSVVALAVGGFVAWFFRDPDRRPSGPGVVSPADGRVSVIRKEGEQLRVGVFMNVTDVHVNRAPFAGRVERVTHRPGKHLPAFSKESERNERVDIDVATDEGPAELSLIAGAFARRIHPYVERGEELSRAQRIGHIDFGSRADVLLPPTYGREDLLVEEGDRLRAGESIVAAQER; from the coding sequence ATGCGCTTCGCGCCCGGCGTTCGACGGTTCGCGATTCCGACGTTCGCGGCCGCCGCAGTGCTCTCGGTTCTCGCCCCACCGCTTTCGGTCGTCGCGCTCGCGGTCGGCGGATTCGTCGCGTGGTTCTTCCGCGACCCCGACCGCCGCCCGTCCGGACCCGGCGTCGTCTCGCCCGCCGACGGCCGCGTCTCCGTCATACGGAAAGAAGGCGAGCAGCTCCGCGTGGGGGTGTTCATGAACGTCACCGACGTCCACGTGAACCGCGCGCCGTTCGCGGGACGCGTCGAGCGCGTCACCCATCGCCCGGGCAAGCACCTGCCGGCGTTCTCGAAGGAATCCGAGCGTAACGAGCGTGTCGACATCGACGTCGCGACCGACGAGGGGCCCGCGGAGCTCTCGCTCATTGCCGGCGCATTCGCCAGACGGATCCATCCGTACGTCGAGCGGGGTGAGGAACTCTCCCGCGCCCAGCGGATCGGCCACATCGACTTCGGATCGCGTGCAGACGTGCTACTGCCGCCGACGTACGGTCGGGAAGACCTACTGGTCGAGGAGGGCGACCGCCTCCGCGCGGGCGAGTCGATCGTGGCGGCGCAGGAGCGATAG
- a CDS encoding AAA family ATPase produces MDAPLWTETHAPSLSELPQSAVRERLSRTVDEPMNLVVQGPAGVGKTAAVRALAREAHDDPDSDLIEINVADFFDRSKKEIREDPRFSRFLQGQTEFSKQYRRGGKGNKYKREWSKRDMISHVMQELSSYQPASGTYKTVLLDNAETIREDFQQALRRVMEQYHRNTQFVITTRQPSKLIPPIRSRCFPVPVRAPTTDEIETVLADIADSEGVDAEPMALNLVASKADGDLRYAILAAQHAAVEGDGEITVESAGTALSEAGHDDELKSVLDDAAAGEIREARKRLTTLLDDEGFGGQELLTELLHVADTYPEEFGDANLIRLHRLAGSADLDLAEGSDGRLHLTHLLAAWAGGQSELDGEALA; encoded by the coding sequence ATGGACGCGCCCCTGTGGACCGAAACGCACGCGCCGTCGCTCTCGGAGCTACCGCAATCGGCGGTCCGAGAGCGGCTCTCGCGGACCGTCGACGAACCGATGAACCTCGTCGTGCAGGGGCCCGCGGGCGTCGGTAAGACGGCCGCCGTGCGCGCGCTAGCCCGGGAGGCGCACGATGACCCCGACTCGGACCTGATCGAGATCAACGTCGCGGACTTCTTCGACCGAAGTAAGAAAGAGATCCGCGAAGACCCGCGCTTTTCGCGCTTCCTCCAAGGACAGACCGAGTTCTCGAAGCAGTACCGCCGCGGCGGCAAGGGGAACAAGTACAAACGCGAGTGGTCCAAGCGGGATATGATCTCGCACGTGATGCAGGAGCTGTCCTCCTATCAGCCCGCCTCGGGGACGTACAAGACTGTGCTCCTCGACAACGCCGAGACGATCCGCGAGGACTTCCAGCAGGCGCTTCGCCGGGTGATGGAACAGTACCACCGCAACACGCAGTTCGTGATCACGACGCGACAGCCCTCGAAGCTCATCCCGCCGATCCGCTCGCGGTGCTTCCCGGTGCCGGTGCGCGCGCCGACGACCGACGAGATCGAGACGGTGCTCGCCGACATCGCCGACAGTGAGGGCGTCGACGCAGAGCCGATGGCGCTGAACCTCGTCGCCTCGAAGGCCGACGGCGACCTCAGATACGCGATACTTGCGGCCCAGCACGCCGCTGTCGAGGGCGACGGCGAGATCACCGTCGAATCCGCGGGGACGGCGCTCTCGGAGGCAGGTCACGACGACGAACTGAAGTCCGTGCTCGACGACGCCGCAGCCGGCGAGATCCGCGAGGCCAGAAAGCGACTGACGACGCTGCTCGACGACGAGGGGTTCGGCGGCCAAGAACTGCTCACCGAACTGCTGCACGTCGCCGACACGTACCCCGAGGAGTTCGGCGACGCGAACCTGATCCGCCTCCACCGACTCGCCGGGAGCGCCGACCTCGACCTCGCGGAGGGCAGCGACGGTCGACTCCACCTCACGCACCTCCTCGCCGCGTGGGCGGGCGGCCAGTCCGAACTCGACGGGGAGGCCCTCGCCTGA
- a CDS encoding SHOCT domain-containing protein, whose translation MVRSERDGDDRRRWDEGFSESDDPVVGATALLVLGAGLGSLFGVPILNAVEFWVIFVIGYAVVVPLVSLLRGERPGADDRSDANRREQRDAGQTREADQTHETDQTREGREGVDVALDRLRERYARGDLSDEQFERKLERLLETDTPENAR comes from the coding sequence ATGGTCCGAAGCGAGCGCGACGGCGACGACCGACGCCGGTGGGACGAGGGGTTTTCCGAGTCCGACGACCCGGTCGTCGGGGCGACGGCGTTGCTGGTGCTCGGCGCGGGCTTGGGCTCGCTGTTCGGCGTCCCGATCCTCAATGCGGTCGAGTTCTGGGTCATCTTCGTCATCGGGTACGCGGTGGTCGTCCCGCTGGTGTCGCTCCTTCGCGGGGAACGCCCGGGCGCGGACGACCGGTCGGACGCGAACCGGCGAGAGCAACGAGACGCGGGTCAGACGCGCGAGGCAGACCAGACACACGAGACGGACCAAACACGCGAGGGTCGCGAGGGCGTCGACGTCGCGCTCGACCGCCTCCGCGAGCGCTACGCGCGCGGTGATCTCTCCGACGAGCAGTTCGAGCGGAAGCTGGAGCGGCTCCTCGAAACCGACACGCCGGAGAACGCGCGCTAG
- the rnz gene encoding ribonuclease Z, with translation MRVTFLGTGGAVPTTQRGPSAFFVEREGDGLLFDCGEGTQRQMMRFGTGFSVSHLFVTHLHGDHVLGIPGLVQTMDFNDREEPLSIYGPPGSKRHLKRLVEAGGYRPGFPFTVREIRPGNVALDADEYEIRTFETVHRNVSSIGYALVEDDRRGRFDREKAESLGVPVGPAFGRLHDGERVELDDGTVVEPEQVVGDPRPGRRFVYTGDTRPVDATVEVADDADLLVHDATFADEWADRARQTGHSTGREAAEIANRAGAKRLALTHISSRYAADASPIEREARETFEGGEAFVPDDGRTLEVPYPDGE, from the coding sequence ATGCGCGTGACGTTCCTCGGGACCGGCGGAGCCGTCCCGACGACCCAGCGGGGACCGAGTGCGTTCTTCGTCGAGCGCGAGGGCGACGGCCTGCTCTTCGACTGCGGCGAGGGCACCCAGCGGCAGATGATGCGGTTCGGCACCGGATTCTCGGTCTCGCACCTGTTCGTCACGCACCTCCACGGCGACCACGTCCTCGGGATCCCGGGGCTCGTCCAGACGATGGACTTCAACGACCGCGAGGAGCCGCTTTCGATCTACGGCCCGCCGGGATCGAAGCGACACCTGAAGCGGCTCGTCGAGGCCGGCGGCTACCGACCCGGGTTCCCGTTCACCGTTCGCGAGATCCGTCCGGGGAACGTCGCACTCGACGCCGACGAATACGAGATCCGGACGTTCGAGACGGTCCACCGAAACGTCAGTTCGATCGGCTACGCGCTCGTCGAAGACGACAGACGCGGTCGGTTCGACCGCGAGAAGGCGGAGTCGCTCGGCGTCCCCGTCGGGCCGGCGTTCGGCCGCCTGCACGACGGCGAGCGCGTCGAACTCGACGACGGTACGGTCGTCGAACCCGAGCAGGTCGTCGGCGACCCCCGCCCCGGGCGGCGGTTCGTCTACACCGGCGACACCCGCCCCGTCGACGCGACCGTCGAGGTCGCGGACGACGCGGACCTCCTCGTACACGACGCCACGTTCGCCGACGAGTGGGCCGATCGCGCGCGCCAGACCGGCCATTCGACCGGTCGGGAGGCGGCCGAAATCGCGAACCGGGCGGGCGCAAAGCGGCTCGCGCTGACCCACATCTCCTCGCGGTACGCCGCGGACGCGAGCCCGATCGAGCGCGAGGCGCGCGAGACGTTCGAGGGCGGGGAGGCGTTCGTCCCCGACGACGGCCGGACACTTGAGGTTCCGTACCCCGACGGAGAGTAG
- a CDS encoding DUF460 domain-containing protein codes for MTDRTSALDSLVFGVDIQSGDVRGDAPSYALVAFDGENVDRDVVSHRKLRRLLDREEPAMLATDNMYELAADKDALVHFLRALPAETKLVQVTGAERPEPLSRVASRHAVPYGKKPMKEAEAAARLAAANVGYEVSAFSDTTTVKVSRGRSTGKGGWSQDRYTRRIHGSVKRRTREVKQRLEQADLEFEVDVTEKYGGYANAVFTVEAPPTDIPVSTGRAGDTRVEIERERYDGIEFEPLVKRRDHVVVGIDPGTTTAAAVVGLDGRILDVYSTRTADTADVIEWLIERGRPVVVAADVTPMPETVEKFRRSFDAAGWTPNSDLPIDEKLHRTREASYENDHQRDALAAALFALDDHEDQFERISKKVPPDVERGEVIARVVAGEESVEAVLRDFEEDDADDGSDESEHEERELTEEEKEIRRLRTRVERLESHVDDLEATIDEREETISEYESELSDAKREERREARERREVKRLERDKERLQRRVDELETDNEELDDKLERLKRLWKLDHSNFADVDTDGDLVSVKIVDQFTRDAIETAEEQYGLAAGDVVYLRDASGAGRSTAELLVDVDPRVVLRSGGNLSEVADQILFEHDVPVAPATDVTIQEIDELAVASEADVEAAIDDWERRAEDRQKERKASMVDQIISEHRAETRGESR; via the coding sequence GTGACCGACCGGACGAGTGCCCTCGATTCCCTCGTTTTCGGCGTGGACATCCAGAGCGGGGACGTTCGGGGCGACGCTCCCTCCTACGCCCTCGTCGCCTTCGACGGCGAGAACGTCGACCGCGACGTCGTCTCTCACCGCAAGCTCCGCCGACTCCTCGACCGCGAGGAACCGGCGATGCTCGCGACCGACAATATGTATGAGCTTGCGGCCGACAAGGACGCGCTCGTTCATTTCCTGCGGGCGCTCCCGGCCGAGACGAAACTCGTGCAGGTGACCGGCGCTGAGCGCCCCGAACCGCTCTCGCGGGTCGCCTCTCGACACGCCGTCCCCTACGGAAAGAAGCCGATGAAGGAGGCCGAGGCGGCGGCCCGGCTCGCGGCGGCGAACGTCGGCTACGAGGTCTCGGCCTTCTCCGACACCACGACGGTCAAAGTCTCTCGGGGACGCTCGACCGGCAAGGGCGGCTGGAGTCAGGACCGTTACACGCGACGCATCCACGGCTCCGTGAAGCGCCGCACTCGCGAGGTGAAACAGCGCCTCGAACAGGCCGATCTGGAATTCGAGGTCGACGTGACCGAGAAGTACGGCGGCTACGCGAACGCCGTCTTCACCGTCGAAGCGCCGCCGACGGACATCCCGGTCTCGACGGGCCGCGCCGGCGACACCCGCGTCGAGATCGAGCGCGAGCGCTACGACGGCATCGAGTTCGAGCCGCTGGTCAAACGTCGCGACCACGTCGTCGTCGGCATCGATCCCGGGACGACGACCGCGGCCGCCGTCGTCGGCCTCGACGGGCGGATCCTCGACGTATACTCGACGCGGACGGCCGACACCGCCGACGTGATCGAGTGGCTGATCGAGCGCGGTCGCCCCGTCGTCGTCGCCGCCGACGTGACGCCGATGCCCGAGACCGTCGAGAAGTTCAGACGGAGCTTCGACGCCGCGGGCTGGACGCCGAACTCTGATCTCCCGATCGACGAGAAGCTCCACCGGACCCGCGAGGCGTCCTACGAGAACGACCACCAGCGCGACGCGCTCGCGGCGGCGCTGTTCGCGCTCGACGATCACGAAGACCAGTTCGAGCGGATCTCGAAGAAGGTCCCACCGGACGTCGAACGCGGCGAGGTCATCGCCCGCGTCGTCGCCGGCGAGGAGTCCGTCGAGGCCGTCCTGCGCGACTTCGAGGAGGACGACGCCGACGACGGGAGCGACGAATCCGAGCACGAGGAGCGAGAGCTCACAGAAGAAGAAAAGGAGATCCGCCGCCTCCGGACGCGCGTCGAGCGACTGGAGTCACACGTTGACGACCTCGAAGCGACGATCGACGAGCGCGAGGAGACGATCTCGGAGTACGAGTCCGAGCTCTCAGACGCCAAGCGCGAGGAGCGCCGCGAGGCCAGAGAGCGCCGCGAGGTCAAGCGACTCGAACGCGACAAAGAGCGGCTCCAGCGTCGCGTCGACGAGTTAGAGACGGATAACGAGGAGCTCGACGACAAGCTCGAACGCCTCAAGCGCCTCTGGAAGCTCGATCACTCGAACTTCGCCGACGTCGACACCGACGGCGATCTCGTCTCCGTCAAGATCGTCGACCAGTTCACCCGCGACGCCATCGAGACCGCCGAGGAGCAGTACGGACTGGCCGCCGGCGACGTCGTCTACCTCCGCGACGCCTCCGGCGCGGGACGCTCAACCGCGGAGTTGCTGGTGGACGTCGACCCCCGCGTCGTCCTCCGTTCGGGCGGTAACCTCTCGGAGGTGGCCGATCAGATCCTCTTCGAGCACGACGTCCCCGTCGCCCCCGCCACAGACGTCACGATTCAGGAGATCGACGAGCTCGCAGTCGCCAGCGAGGCCGATGTCGAGGCGGCGATCGACGACTGGGAGCGCCGCGCCGAGGACCGCCAGAAGGAGCGGAAGGCGTCGATGGTCGATCAGATCATCTCCGAGCACCGCGCGGAGACGCGCGGCGAGAGCCGCTGA
- a CDS encoding PLDc N-terminal domain-containing protein, with product MATTRSPFVVLAGLVAVAFLPLVVMWFAVTDIGTFAYFAAFGLYFVVAHIALPGWVYIDATGRGSDSAVGWTVLAFLVPFVGFVAYYFLGQPDEPYQAGADAGLR from the coding sequence ATGGCTACGACCCGCTCGCCGTTCGTCGTCCTCGCCGGGTTGGTCGCGGTGGCATTCCTCCCGCTCGTCGTGATGTGGTTCGCCGTCACCGACATCGGGACGTTCGCCTACTTCGCGGCCTTCGGGCTCTACTTCGTCGTGGCGCACATCGCGCTCCCCGGCTGGGTATACATCGACGCGACCGGCCGCGGCAGCGACTCCGCGGTCGGCTGGACGGTGCTCGCCTTCCTCGTCCCGTTCGTCGGTTTCGTCGCGTACTACTTCCTCGGACAGCCGGATGAACCGTATCAAGCCGGTGCGGACGCGGGGCTGCGCTGA
- a CDS encoding tyrosine--tRNA ligase: MDAYELITRNVSEVVTEDEVRALAESPDGKRAYVGYEPSGVLHIGHMLTANKLIELQEAGFEVVVLLADVHAYLNGKGTFDEIRETATRMQEQFVAYGLEESQTEFVLGSEFQLDEEYILDLHALELETSLSRAARAMAEIAGGDTATVAQAVYPLMQALDIVYLDVDLAIGGMEQRKVHMLARDTLPSIGADSPTCLHTPLIADLTSGVGKMSSSEGLSISMEDSAEDVEEKVNKAYCPPTAEPEPTDEGEERENPVLQIFEYHVFPRFGEVVVERPDQYGGDLRYDAYADLETDLESGELHPADAKGALATYLNRLIEPGREKIREQRS, encoded by the coding sequence ATGGACGCCTACGAGCTGATCACCCGGAACGTCTCCGAGGTGGTCACAGAGGACGAAGTGCGCGCGCTAGCCGAATCCCCCGACGGAAAGCGGGCGTACGTCGGCTACGAGCCCTCGGGCGTCCTCCACATCGGCCATATGCTGACAGCAAACAAGCTGATCGAACTGCAGGAGGCCGGCTTCGAGGTCGTCGTCCTCTTGGCCGACGTCCACGCCTACCTGAACGGCAAGGGGACGTTCGACGAGATCCGCGAGACGGCGACGAGAATGCAGGAACAGTTCGTCGCTTACGGCCTCGAGGAGTCGCAAACGGAGTTCGTGTTGGGGTCCGAATTCCAACTCGACGAGGAGTACATTCTGGACCTGCACGCCTTAGAGTTGGAGACGTCGCTCTCGCGGGCCGCGCGCGCGATGGCGGAGATCGCCGGCGGCGACACCGCAACGGTCGCGCAGGCGGTCTACCCGCTGATGCAGGCGCTCGACATCGTCTATCTCGACGTCGACCTCGCGATCGGTGGGATGGAACAGCGGAAGGTCCACATGCTCGCGCGGGACACCCTGCCGAGCATCGGTGCCGATTCGCCGACCTGCCTGCACACGCCGCTGATCGCGGACCTGACGAGCGGCGTCGGCAAGATGTCGAGCAGCGAGGGCCTGTCGATCTCGATGGAGGACTCCGCCGAGGACGTCGAGGAGAAAGTCAACAAGGCCTACTGCCCGCCGACGGCCGAGCCCGAGCCGACCGACGAGGGCGAGGAACGGGAGAACCCGGTGCTGCAGATCTTCGAGTACCACGTCTTCCCGCGGTTCGGCGAGGTCGTCGTCGAGCGCCCCGACCAGTACGGCGGCGACCTGCGCTACGACGCCTACGCGGATCTGGAGACCGACCTCGAATCCGGCGAACTCCACCCCGCGGACGCGAAGGGCGCGCTCGCGACGTATCTGAACCGACTCATCGAGCCCGGCCGCGAGAAGATCCGAGAGCAGCGTTCCTGA
- the hisA gene encoding 1-(5-phosphoribosyl)-5-[(5-phosphoribosylamino)methylideneamino]imidazole-4-carboxamide isomerase, protein MSDLFPDFEVIPAVDMQDGEVVQLVQGERGTEKRYGDPVDAARRWVDAGAETLHLVDLDGAFEGERANADAVESVVDAVDVPVQLGGGIRTAADAADLLDRGVARVILGTAAVENPELVADISADYPGRVMVSLDSKDGEVLVAGWTEGTGLDPAEAAARYEDLGAGSILFTDVDVEGKQAGVQTDVTKRVVDAVDIPVVASGGVASLDDVRALRDAGAAAVVVGTALYEGTFTLADAMDV, encoded by the coding sequence ATGAGCGATCTCTTCCCCGACTTCGAGGTCATCCCGGCCGTCGATATGCAGGACGGCGAGGTCGTCCAGCTCGTGCAGGGCGAACGCGGCACGGAGAAGCGCTACGGCGACCCGGTCGACGCCGCCCGACGCTGGGTCGACGCCGGCGCGGAGACGCTGCACCTCGTCGACCTCGACGGCGCGTTCGAGGGCGAGCGCGCGAACGCCGACGCGGTCGAGTCCGTCGTCGACGCCGTCGACGTGCCGGTGCAACTCGGCGGCGGGATCAGAACCGCCGCGGATGCCGCCGACCTCCTCGATCGGGGCGTCGCCCGCGTCATTCTCGGCACGGCCGCCGTCGAGAACCCGGAGTTGGTCGCGGATATCTCGGCGGACTATCCGGGCCGGGTAATGGTGAGCCTCGATTCGAAAGACGGCGAGGTCCTCGTGGCGGGATGGACCGAAGGGACCGGACTCGATCCCGCCGAGGCCGCCGCGCGCTACGAGGACCTCGGCGCGGGGTCGATCCTCTTCACCGACGTCGACGTCGAGGGGAAACAGGCGGGCGTCCAGACCGACGTGACGAAGCGCGTCGTCGACGCCGTCGACATTCCGGTCGTCGCCTCCGGCGGCGTCGCCTCGCTCGATGACGTCCGAGCGCTCCGGGACGCCGGTGCAGCCGCGGTCGTCGTCGGCACCGCGCTCTACGAGGGGACGTTCACCCTCGCGGACGCGATGGACGTCTGA
- the glmM gene encoding phosphoglucosamine mutase produces MKLFGSSGARGVVGDGLTPEFVLRIAKAAGTVWETDRAVVARDTRTTGEMLTNAATSGLESVGTDVDRLGPTPTPSAVRYAGENERPAIVITASHNPPEYNGVKLVGADGIELSVADLEVIESHVLDERFGTAAWDEVGESRRVDAANREYVSDLLAAVDREAIDAADLTVALDPGHGAGTLTSPEFFRRLGCDVVTVNANADGHFPGRDSEPVEENLRDLTSLVRAADADVGIAHDGDADRAVFVDERGEFVAGEASLAALAAAALEPGDTTVAAVNVSQRLVDVCEDVGADLELTPIGATNLITRIRELTADGERVPIAGEGNGGIFFPEYRLVRDGAYVGAKFLELVAERPVSELIEPYTDYENVRVNLSYDEERELDAMLDAAAGFAESADAELNTIDGYRLDYGDAWVLVRPSGTEPKVRVYAEARDEDRAAELAERAASALRNALADLD; encoded by the coding sequence ATGAAGCTCTTCGGTTCGAGCGGGGCGCGCGGCGTCGTCGGCGACGGCCTGACGCCCGAGTTCGTGCTCCGAATCGCGAAGGCGGCCGGAACGGTGTGGGAGACCGATCGGGCGGTCGTCGCCCGCGACACGCGAACGACGGGAGAGATGCTGACGAACGCGGCGACGAGCGGCCTCGAAAGCGTCGGAACCGACGTCGACCGACTCGGGCCGACGCCGACGCCCAGTGCCGTCCGCTACGCCGGTGAAAACGAGCGCCCGGCAATCGTCATCACGGCGTCGCACAACCCGCCGGAGTACAACGGCGTCAAACTCGTCGGCGCGGACGGGATCGAACTGTCCGTCGCAGACCTCGAAGTGATCGAATCGCACGTCCTCGATGAACGGTTCGGCACCGCTGCGTGGGACGAGGTCGGCGAGTCCCGACGGGTCGACGCGGCGAACCGCGAGTACGTCTCCGACCTCCTCGCCGCGGTCGACCGCGAGGCGATCGACGCCGCCGACCTGACCGTCGCGCTCGACCCCGGCCACGGCGCGGGCACGCTGACGAGCCCCGAGTTCTTCCGACGGCTCGGCTGCGACGTCGTCACCGTCAACGCCAACGCCGACGGCCACTTCCCCGGCCGCGACTCCGAGCCGGTCGAGGAGAACCTCCGAGACCTGACATCCCTCGTGCGGGCGGCCGACGCCGACGTCGGTATCGCACACGACGGCGATGCTGACCGCGCGGTCTTCGTCGACGAGCGCGGGGAGTTCGTCGCGGGCGAGGCGTCGCTCGCGGCGCTCGCGGCGGCCGCGCTCGAACCGGGAGACACCACCGTCGCGGCCGTGAACGTCTCACAGCGGCTCGTCGACGTCTGCGAGGACGTCGGTGCGGACCTCGAACTCACGCCTATCGGCGCGACGAACCTCATCACGCGCATCCGCGAACTCACCGCCGACGGCGAGCGCGTCCCGATCGCCGGCGAGGGCAACGGCGGGATCTTCTTCCCCGAGTACCGACTCGTCCGCGACGGCGCGTACGTCGGCGCGAAGTTCCTCGAACTCGTCGCCGAGCGCCCGGTCAGCGAGCTCATCGAGCCGTACACGGACTACGAGAACGTCCGCGTCAACCTCTCGTACGACGAGGAGCGCGAACTCGACGCGATGCTCGACGCCGCCGCCGGGTTCGCCGAATCCGCGGACGCCGAACTGAACACGATCGACGGCTACCGCCTCGACTACGGCGACGCGTGGGTGCTCGTCCGCCCCTCGGGGACCGAACCGAAGGTACGCGTCTACGCCGAGGCGAGAGACGAGGACCGCGCGGCGGAACTGGCCGAACGGGCCGCGTCCGCGCTCCGAAACGCGCTCGCCGATCTCGACTGA